In Archocentrus centrarchus isolate MPI-CPG fArcCen1 unplaced genomic scaffold, fArcCen1 scaffold_37_ctg1, whole genome shotgun sequence, the following proteins share a genomic window:
- the guca1g gene encoding guanylate cyclase activator 1g isoform X1 → MGQEESHTEEMDLARIQELCVIFMKECPSGTLHLHEFKKIFGGSSSAVEESLFMETIFNSFDTNQQDNTLDFQEYVAALHLILRGNLEDRLKWSFKMYDKDANGKLDRKEVKQFVRILYKIKLQKTNISMNPSQICDRIFELVDQNNDGEITLSEFMEGAQKDEWVSNLLKLDVNATGWVIQNCRR, encoded by the exons ATGGGACAAGAAGAAAGTCACACTGAAGAGATGGATTTAGCACGGATTCAAGAGCTGTGTGTCATTTTTATGAAAGAGTGTCCAAGTGGTACCCTGCACTTACATGAGTTCAAGAAGATCTTTGGGGGGTCAAGCAGTGCTGTGGAGGAGTCTCTTTTCATGGAGACAATATTCAACTCCTTCGACACAAACCAG CAGGATAACACATTGGATTTTCAGGAGTATGTGGCAGCACTTCACTTGATCTTACGAGGCAATCTTGAGGATCGGCTCAAGTGGTCCTTCAAGATGTATGACAAGGATGCAAATGGGAAGCTGGACAGGAAAGAGGTGAAACAATTTGTCCGG ATTCTATACAAAATCAAGCTCCAGAAGACGAACATCAGTATGAATCCATCACAAATCTGTGACCGAATCTTTGAGCTGGTTGATCAGAATAATGATG GTGAGATAACCTTGTCTGAGTTCATGGAGGGAGCTCAGAAAGATGAATGGGTCTCGAACTTATTGAAGCTTGATGTCAACGCCACTGGCTGGGTTATTCAGAACTGCAGGAGATGA
- the guca1g gene encoding guanylate cyclase activator 1g isoform X2, giving the protein MGQEESHTEEMDLARIQELCVIFMKECPSGTLHLHEFKKIFGGSSSAVEESLFMETIFNSFDTNQDNTLDFQEYVAALHLILRGNLEDRLKWSFKMYDKDANGKLDRKEVKQFVRILYKIKLQKTNISMNPSQICDRIFELVDQNNDGEITLSEFMEGAQKDEWVSNLLKLDVNATGWVIQNCRR; this is encoded by the exons ATGGGACAAGAAGAAAGTCACACTGAAGAGATGGATTTAGCACGGATTCAAGAGCTGTGTGTCATTTTTATGAAAGAGTGTCCAAGTGGTACCCTGCACTTACATGAGTTCAAGAAGATCTTTGGGGGGTCAAGCAGTGCTGTGGAGGAGTCTCTTTTCATGGAGACAATATTCAACTCCTTCGACACAAACCAG GATAACACATTGGATTTTCAGGAGTATGTGGCAGCACTTCACTTGATCTTACGAGGCAATCTTGAGGATCGGCTCAAGTGGTCCTTCAAGATGTATGACAAGGATGCAAATGGGAAGCTGGACAGGAAAGAGGTGAAACAATTTGTCCGG ATTCTATACAAAATCAAGCTCCAGAAGACGAACATCAGTATGAATCCATCACAAATCTGTGACCGAATCTTTGAGCTGGTTGATCAGAATAATGATG GTGAGATAACCTTGTCTGAGTTCATGGAGGGAGCTCAGAAAGATGAATGGGTCTCGAACTTATTGAAGCTTGATGTCAACGCCACTGGCTGGGTTATTCAGAACTGCAGGAGATGA
- the guca1g gene encoding guanylate cyclase activator 1g isoform X3 — protein MGQEESHTEEMDLARIQELCVIFMKECPSGTLHLHEFKKIFGGSSSAVEESLFMETIFNSFDTNQEYVAALHLILRGNLEDRLKWSFKMYDKDANGKLDRKEVKQFVRILYKIKLQKTNISMNPSQICDRIFELVDQNNDGEITLSEFMEGAQKDEWVSNLLKLDVNATGWVIQNCRR, from the exons ATGGGACAAGAAGAAAGTCACACTGAAGAGATGGATTTAGCACGGATTCAAGAGCTGTGTGTCATTTTTATGAAAGAGTGTCCAAGTGGTACCCTGCACTTACATGAGTTCAAGAAGATCTTTGGGGGGTCAAGCAGTGCTGTGGAGGAGTCTCTTTTCATGGAGACAATATTCAACTCCTTCGACACAAACCAG GAGTATGTGGCAGCACTTCACTTGATCTTACGAGGCAATCTTGAGGATCGGCTCAAGTGGTCCTTCAAGATGTATGACAAGGATGCAAATGGGAAGCTGGACAGGAAAGAGGTGAAACAATTTGTCCGG ATTCTATACAAAATCAAGCTCCAGAAGACGAACATCAGTATGAATCCATCACAAATCTGTGACCGAATCTTTGAGCTGGTTGATCAGAATAATGATG GTGAGATAACCTTGTCTGAGTTCATGGAGGGAGCTCAGAAAGATGAATGGGTCTCGAACTTATTGAAGCTTGATGTCAACGCCACTGGCTGGGTTATTCAGAACTGCAGGAGATGA
- the LOC115776771 gene encoding retinol dehydrogenase 14-like, translating into MMSGKTVIVTGANSGIGKATAAGIVKLQGRVIMACRDMSKAEEAARDIRRGTGADGSQLVVKQLDLASLTSVRAFCEDIVKEEPRLDVLINNAGIYQCPYTRTQDGFEMQFGVNHLGHFLLTHLLLDLLKRSAPSRIVVVSSKLYKHGYINFEDLNSENSYDKAFAYSRSKLANLLFTCELARRLEGSGVTVNALTPGIVKTNLGRHVHIPVLVRPLFNLLSQSLFRTPEEGAQTSIYLASSPDVDSVQGKCFADCQPQVLLDMATDQELASKLWDISEVMVGIIK; encoded by the exons ATGATGAGTGGAAAGACAGTTATAGTGACCGGCGCAAACAGTGGGATAGGAAAAGCCACAGCAGCCGGCATTGTGAAGCTTCAGGGACGTGTAATAATGGCCTGCCGAGACATGAGCAAGGCTGAGGAAGCAGCTCGGGACATTCGACGAGGCACCGGTGCGGACGGTTCTCAGCTGGTTGTCAAACAGCTCGACCTCGCTTCGCTGACATCTGTACGCGCATTCTGTGAAGACATAGTAAAG GAGGAGCCTCGGTTAGATGTGTTGATCAACAATGCTGGTATCTACCAATGTCCTTACACCAGAACACAGGATGGCTTTGAGATGCAGTTTGGGGTCAACCATCTGGGTCATTTCCTGCTCACCCATTTGCTGCTGGACCTTTTGAAACGATCAGCTCCCAGCCGCATAGTGGTGGTCTCCTCCAAACTCTATAAACATGGTTACATAAATTTCGAGGACCTAAACAGTGAGAATTCCTATGACAAAGCCTTTGCCTACAGTCGCAGCAAACTAGCCAACCTGCTGTTCACCTGCGAGCTTGCCCGTCGACTGGAGGGCAGTGGAGTGACAGTGAATGCTCTAACTCCAGGCATAGTGAAGACTAATCTGGGGAGGCATGTTCACATCCCAGTGTTAGTTAGGCCCCTTTTTAACCTGTTGTCCCAGAGCTTGTTTAGGACCCCTGAAGAAGGTGCTCAGACATCCATCTATTTGGCCTCTAGCCCAGATGTAGACAGTGTGCAAGGAAAGTGCTTTGCAGACTGTCAGCCTCAGGTTCTTTTGGACATGGCCACAGATCAGGAACTGGCCAGTAAATTGTGGGACATTAGTGAAGTCATGGTGGGGATAATCAAATGA
- the guca1g gene encoding guanylate cyclase activator 1g isoform X4, with the protein MGQEESHTEEMDLARIQELCVIFMKECPSGTLHLHEFKKIFGGSSSAVEESLFMETIFNSFDTNQQDNTLDFQEYVAALHLILRGNLEDRLKWSFKMYDKDANGKLDRKEVKQFVRILYKIKLQKTNISMNPSQICDRIFELVDQNNDGEFTLYSGPAVKGV; encoded by the exons ATGGGACAAGAAGAAAGTCACACTGAAGAGATGGATTTAGCACGGATTCAAGAGCTGTGTGTCATTTTTATGAAAGAGTGTCCAAGTGGTACCCTGCACTTACATGAGTTCAAGAAGATCTTTGGGGGGTCAAGCAGTGCTGTGGAGGAGTCTCTTTTCATGGAGACAATATTCAACTCCTTCGACACAAACCAG CAGGATAACACATTGGATTTTCAGGAGTATGTGGCAGCACTTCACTTGATCTTACGAGGCAATCTTGAGGATCGGCTCAAGTGGTCCTTCAAGATGTATGACAAGGATGCAAATGGGAAGCTGGACAGGAAAGAGGTGAAACAATTTGTCCGG ATTCTATACAAAATCAAGCTCCAGAAGACGAACATCAGTATGAATCCATCACAAATCTGTGACCGAATCTTTGAGCTGGTTGATCAGAATAATGATGGTGAGTTCACACTGTACAGTGGACCAGCAGTAAAAGGTGTTTAA